From the bacterium genome, the window AGGGGTCGTCTCCACCGGCCGTGCGTCCCTCGACGATCTGCTCCCCGGCGGCGGCTGGCCGCTGGGCGCGATGACGGAGATTCTCCCCGTGAGCGCAGGCGCCGGTGAGCTGGGCCTGCTCGTCCCCGCCCTGGCCGATCTTTCGCGCCAGGGGCGACGCATCGCCTGGATCGACCCGCCGCACCTCCCGTATCCGCCGGCACTCGCCGCCGCCGGCGTCGCGCCATCCCGCGTGCTGCTCGTGTGCGCCGGAGCCGGCCGCGATCGGCTGTGGGCCGCCGAGCAGTGTCTTCGCTCGGGTGCCTGCGGGGCCGTCCTGCTCTGGCCACAGGAGTGCGACAACCAGAGCCTGCGGCGCCTGCAGCTCGCGGCGGAGAAGGGCGGAGGGCTGGGCTTTCTCTTCCGGGCGCAGCGCGCGGCCGCGGCGCCTTCGCCGGCTGCGTTGCGCCTGCGGCTGGCGCCCACGCCGGGCGGCG encodes:
- the imuA gene encoding translesion DNA synthesis-associated protein ImuA, encoding MGDGRGAAPGEGVVSTGRASLDDLLPGGGWPLGAMTEILPVSAGAGELGLLVPALADLSRQGRRIAWIDPPHLPYPPALAAAGVAPSRVLLVCAGAGRDRLWAAEQCLRSGACGAVLLWPQECDNQSLRRLQLAAEKGGGLGFLFRAQRAAAAPSPAALRLRLAPTPGGVAVEVVKGRGGSGRRAEVRLAG